The sequence gaaagaaaataaaaaaggagaaaatgtTACAAAATCCAATACAAAGATTCAAATCCCCAAGAATAAGTATGGTCATAGTCGTAGGCAGTCATTGCTTTTTCACCTTTAGACTTCAAATCAAGACTGAGCACTTTTGTCCCCCTCCTTTGTTCTCGTTTAAACATCCCAACCCAAAGCACGCCCCTTTTCCCTCTTATATGCTCACTTGTGTCGCAAATATTCCCTCACTTTGTCCTTTGAACCCTTCACACACCCCAACACCACACAACACACAACAcacaacacacaaacacaaacacaacaCCACACTCAGGAAAAGCCATACACAATTTCTTCGAAAGGAGAACAAAACTCTGTTCTTCATGTTCAAGGAACATGGTGTTGCAAAGAGACCCAAAGGGGTTTGGGCCAGTGTTTAAGTCGAAATGAAATGACCCAAAACGTAGAACAAAGATCACAAGGCCCATCGCCCATAAAAGAGAACAAAACCTACAAATGATACAAAAAATTCTATAACGAGGGCCTTATCTCTTaaccgttggatcaaattaATTAGTCATTGAATCAAATTAGTTAGTTTGAACGAACAGTTAAGAAATAGGACCCTTACTACAGAATGACTCTACAAAACAAACCCATAAGAAAACTCAAACGGACCAATTGAAAGAACCAACATCAATGACAGCAAAGACCCATTTATTTAATAGAATGTCGTGTGAGTTGAACACAAGACCAGCCCATTGAAAAATATGTCATAAACCCAAGAcccaactaaaaatggagctCACTTCTCACGTGCGGTTTCCATCACACGTGTTCGAGCAAAGCCCGTGCCATTCTCCTTCTTCACCCTCCGGCgcgcgctctctctctctctctctctctctctctctctctctctctctcttcttcttcttctcaagcTGTCAGTCTGACCGGCCATGGCGAAGCTTACAGTCGATTAGTCACCACTTTAGGAGGGCACGAGAAGAGCTGAGAGAGCTCAGAACCGTCGATTAGCCGCCACGTACTCGCATCCCAACCGTCTCCTTCAATTTCAGTCGCACAAGCCCATTAGCCTTTTCTTCAAGGTCGGTAGCCTTTTCAATAATCtgtcaaatttttgttttttattaacTTAATCAGGTTCTTGTGATTAATTGAGTCAGTAATTGTCAGTTTGATGGGAACTGTTATTTTTGCGTCGGAATTCACTGCCGAGTAAGTTTGTAACCGTTGGGTTTGTGAGTTTTATCAATCTTGTGTATGATTAAGACGTGCATTTATATTTCTTATGTTGATGGCGTTGTTGAATGGCTTAAAGTTggtatttttcattaaaatttatCAGATTTGGTTTAACAAATTGCTATTTTGCATTTCTTGTTGTGCGTATTCTTTGTCATTAGAGCTTTTCAAATGTATTTGATTATCATATAGTcgccaattttgttttttgttttgtttttggagaaCCCTATTTTCATAATTCCTACTTCCTTAATTGTTTCCATTGTGATAGGTGTTTCTTGTTGCTTGTGGTTGCTATAGGGTTAAGTAGTTTGTGCTTTGGGGAAATTTACATGATTGTAGATGGGAGATACTGAGGCTACCGTGAAGTCGAAGAAGACAGTTTTTGTGACTGTTGGAACTACTTCTTTTGATGCTCTTATTAGAGCAGTGGATACTCAGGAGGTTAAAGCAGAGTTGTTAAGGAGAGGGTATACCCAGCTTCTCGTTCAAATGGGCCGTGGATCTTATATCCCCACCAAGGTATTTTTTGATTTCTCTGGTTCTACTTACTCTGCATGAATTGTGGTTAGTTTCTGTTGCTCACAATCTACTGTGAAGCAGCAAACTCTAGGTTTGCAAAGCGGAGGTTTAAAGAATGCATgatccattttattttattttataatgcAGTCTGAAGGAGGAGATGAGACCCTTGCTGTAGACTACTTCACTTTTTCATCAAGCATTGCAGACCATCTGAGGGCAGCATCTCTTGTGATTAGTCATGCAGGTATAATTCGGATAGCGTCTTCTTACCTTTCGGAAAGTTGTATTCTTTCCCTTGGCTTTTAAAATTCATCAATTTCAAATGAATGTTTTAGAGGAAAGTTTATgagtaaaataaaagtacgagagaagaggaaaactTTGTTAATTGTGAGccatttttatttactttgaTCCTTGATATATCATGGGCTTGATGTTTTATGTGAATATTATTCTACTGTGTTGCAGGGTCAGGGAGCATATTTGAGACATTGCGGCATGGTAAGCCATTAATTGTGGTGGTGAATGAAGATTTGATGGACAACCATCAAAGTGAGTTGGCAGAGGAACTAGCAGACAGGAAGCATTTGTACTATGCTCGTACGCAGACACTTCATCGTGTTATAGCAGACATGAATTTGGATTCCCTCATTCCATACCACCCAGGTGATGCCACACCTGTCGCCAAGCTTATCAATCAGTTTCTTGGTTTTGCAGACGACTGATGGAATTTTAACATTTTATGACTAGCATGATGTCCATTTGAATAAATGATTTGCAATGTGATAGATATTGATTGATCATCATACACGGTTGAACCAAATGAAGATTAATAGGATTGGGTTGGCCAGGATCTCAAATCCTTTTGATACCAGATTGAGAAGACATAATTTCGTTTGCGTAGTTGAGACTCTTTGACATGAATAACTTGGGATGCATTGTGTTAACTGTTTCGACTTGGCCCTACATGACTTTATTACATACCCATGTTATGCACCACCTAACGTGTACCAAATGTAACGGCAAAATGTTACTCAGTCACAAAAACAgaagtttttatttctctctttcacCTATGACATCTTAATTGGAAGAAGAGGGGTGCAAGGTCAGTGTCTCGTATGCTGCCGTGCCCGACTCACTGTAGCATTGCTCTTGGAAGAAACTGATGGTACACAAGCCTGCGAGTATCTGCGCATTATTTCCTTATTCTCCCGGTTCTCTGGGTTTGAAGCTGCTTTtctattgtttatttttcggTGGCAATTGTATAGTTGGCAGACTTGCCAAGTCCACTTCAACTGGTGAAAAAAGTCATTATCCACCTGTCTGCAAGTCAAGGATAGTGATAAAACGGAATTTTCGGATGCTGTGGATTATAATTTGGAAATAATGATTTGAGTTGAGAATGGATGTGAAATGGTGCAAAAGCTTCCAAGATTTTCTTATACAGAGACAAAGACAATTccttagaaaaatacaaaagaagagACGAAGGAAGTACACAAAACCATTTGGTATtcacgagagagagagagagaagaatcatgtgaagaaaaattaccaaagttgtggtggagagagagagagagagagagagacggcATCCTACTTAGAAGGGAAACAAACTCAACCTCCCAACACTACCCATATACAAACTTCCACCTCAACATTACCAAActcgcctctctctctctctctctctctctctctctctctctctctctctctctctctctctcttttgcaTTGCTTTGTGCTCATGGAAGTTAACAccattgctgctgctgcatcTGCAGGGCCAATAGGCCTTGCTGCAGAAAACCAGACTCACAAACATCATCATTCACATTCTCAACTCTACagccaccatcaccaccatggcatttttccttcaaaatctGTTCTCATTATCATCATATCAACCATTTCAGT comes from Prunus dulcis chromosome 6, ALMONDv2, whole genome shotgun sequence and encodes:
- the LOC117631907 gene encoding UDP-N-acetylglucosamine transferase subunit ALG13 homolog, coding for MGDTEATVKSKKTVFVTVGTTSFDALIRAVDTQEVKAELLRRGYTQLLVQMGRGSYIPTKSEGGDETLAVDYFTFSSSIADHLRAASLVISHAGSGSIFETLRHGKPLIVVVNEDLMDNHQSELAEELADRKHLYYARTQTLHRVIADMNLDSLIPYHPGDATPVAKLINQFLGFADD